A genomic stretch from Bacteroidales bacterium includes:
- the cysC gene encoding adenylyl-sulfate kinase: protein MTNNIVPIFDKMLNREQKQFLLHQKSLCIWFTGLSGSGKSTLALALENFLFKQGYKTALLDGDNVRHGINNDLGFSEKDRIENIRRIAEINKLFIQNGIITINTFVSPTNTIRRMAKEIIGSNDFYLIYTKASIETCENRDVKGLYQKARQGEIQNFTGISSVFEEPIDASLVVDTDSQTELECLNTIIEHILPKIKL, encoded by the coding sequence ATGACAAATAATATAGTGCCAATATTCGATAAAATGCTTAATCGTGAACAGAAACAATTTCTTTTACATCAAAAATCTCTTTGTATATGGTTTACAGGGCTGTCGGGCAGTGGTAAATCTACACTTGCATTGGCTTTAGAAAATTTCTTATTTAAACAGGGCTATAAAACAGCTTTACTCGATGGAGATAATGTACGACATGGCATAAACAACGATTTAGGATTTTCTGAAAAAGATAGAATCGAAAACATTCGCCGAATAGCTGAGATTAATAAGTTGTTTATTCAAAATGGAATTATTACTATTAACACTTTTGTAAGTCCCACCAATACTATACGACGTATGGCAAAAGAAATTATTGGGTCTAACGATTTTTATTTGATATATACTAAAGCAAGCATAGAAACATGCGAAAATCGCGATGTTAAAGGTCTATATCAAAAAGCTCGTCAAGGCGAGATTCAAAACTTTACAGGTATTTCAAGCGTTTTTGAGGAACCTATAGATGCCAGTTTAGTTGTGGATACCGATAGTCAAACTGAATTAGAATGTTTGAATACAATAATTGAACATATTTTACCAAAAATTAAATTGTAA
- the umuD gene encoding translesion error-prone DNA polymerase V autoproteolytic subunit translates to MRVKKLAENKTLTFYSSDIHTTLEVPMIETIKAGFPSPADDFIEVPLDLNKALIKNPSATFFARVSGNSMEDANISDGDLLIIDRSIIPQDGKIAVCFIDGEFTVKRLQFKGDECFLLPANEKYKPIKVSKENEFIIWGIVTHVIKAM, encoded by the coding sequence ATGCGTGTAAAAAAGTTAGCAGAAAATAAGACACTTACTTTTTATTCGTCCGATATTCATACAACTCTCGAAGTTCCTATGATTGAAACAATTAAAGCAGGATTTCCTTCGCCAGCCGATGATTTTATAGAAGTACCACTCGATCTAAATAAAGCTTTGATTAAAAATCCATCTGCTACTTTTTTTGCAAGAGTGTCGGGCAATTCTATGGAAGATGCAAATATTTCTGATGGAGATTTACTCATTATAGATAGAAGTATTATTCCACAAGATGGTAAAATTGCCGTTTGTTTTATAGATGGAGAATTTACGGTAAAGCGATTACAATTTAAAGGTGATGAATGTTTTCTTCTACCGGCAAATGAAAAATATAAACCTATTAAGGTAAGCAAAGAAAATGAATTTATTATTTGGGGTATTGTAACACATGTTATTAAAGCGATGTAA
- a CDS encoding aminodeoxychorismate/anthranilate synthase component II — MFAEINILIIDNFDSFTYNLVHYFEPLVNKVNIKRTDVVSLLDVENADAIVISPGPGLPSDYPILKEIILNYAAQKPIFGVCLGQQVIAEALGGKLFNLKEVWHGIARETIVVQDDILFYDIPKQFKSARYHSWVVDEQMLPDELLITSRDVDGFIMSLSHKVYPLKSVQFHPESVLTPYGKKIIKNWVTWLKEIKIR, encoded by the coding sequence ATGTTTGCTGAAATTAACATCTTGATAATAGACAATTTTGACTCGTTTACCTATAATTTGGTTCATTATTTTGAACCATTAGTAAATAAGGTAAATATAAAACGAACCGATGTGGTGTCTTTATTAGATGTTGAAAATGCTGATGCTATTGTTATTTCGCCAGGTCCAGGATTGCCTTCTGATTATCCTATATTAAAAGAAATTATTTTAAATTATGCAGCACAGAAACCTATATTTGGCGTTTGTTTGGGGCAACAGGTTATAGCGGAGGCATTGGGCGGAAAGCTTTTTAATTTGAAAGAAGTTTGGCATGGCATTGCTCGTGAAACCATTGTTGTTCAAGACGATATTTTGTTTTATGATATACCAAAACAGTTTAAATCTGCTCGATATCATTCTTGGGTCGTTGATGAACAAATGTTGCCCGACGAATTACTTATTACTTCGCGCGATGTTGATGGGTTTATTATGTCGTTGTCACACAAAGTGTATCCACTAAAATCGGTTCAATTTCATCCGGAATCAGTTTTAACTCCATATGGAAAAAAAATTATTAAGAATTGGGTAACATGGTTAAAAGAAATAAAGATTCGTTGA
- a CDS encoding tetratricopeptide repeat protein: MNLHSKNAIVLLIVAVGAIFAQTLRFGFTNWDDPDYVTRNELIRSFDFHFIQTIFTTPMHGHYHPFTWLSLAFDYQLFQLNAWGYHLHNLILHLINVILVFLLTKHWSSNVKIAFFTALLFGIHPFVNESVSWITERKNLLFVLYYLGSLIYYVKYLENRKWTYWGLSFLIFIFSLLSKGSAITLPLILLVMLYVKDKFNKIEFMRWLPFGILAVVFAVVAIKAQQLIIPNESFIPFHISLAYSSWAFFNYILKAFIPFQMSTFHPIVLKAIPIYYYLGFIFFFLCIYGLYRFYRLKKKFMFLGLFFFIIQLIMFLKVFNAYASSYFMAERYTYLAYVGLYFAFFTWFFSFSSKYKIKNWYLVIWILFLSFSSYSYAKAWNNSESLWQKVLNVYPNSDVAKLNYGNALRQNGKYQQAISIYNKVLPESSLYSKMLENRAFVYYQLKQYGNAINDYSILLQLNPHRKEIKQTIATILLQNGNIQVAYNQLLYLIKEDSTLCDAWNLLGNIYTSRSHLDSAILAYDKALKCGEKPLYYYNRATMYSMNNRLNEALNDFNKAILLDSMVSDYYSNRGITYFKAKNYKAAIKDFKHAILLNENNIDYHLNLCNVYVAIEDWQHALIVLNRVIELSPNDGEILARRSFVYEKLGFNEKACNDIKKAIHLGKTQYESWAQKICK, from the coding sequence GTGAATCTCCATTCAAAAAATGCAATAGTTTTATTAATAGTAGCTGTTGGGGCGATTTTTGCTCAAACGCTTAGATTTGGTTTTACCAATTGGGACGATCCAGATTATGTAACTCGTAATGAATTAATACGATCATTTGATTTTCATTTTATTCAGACCATATTTACTACACCCATGCATGGGCACTATCATCCATTTACTTGGTTATCGCTTGCATTCGATTATCAGTTGTTTCAACTCAATGCATGGGGGTATCATTTGCACAATCTAATTTTACATCTCATCAATGTAATTTTAGTGTTTTTATTAACCAAACATTGGTCGTCGAATGTTAAAATAGCTTTTTTTACCGCCCTGTTATTTGGTATTCATCCTTTTGTAAATGAATCTGTGTCGTGGATTACTGAAAGAAAAAATTTATTGTTTGTTTTGTATTATTTAGGATCATTGATTTATTATGTAAAGTATCTCGAAAATCGTAAATGGACCTATTGGGGGCTAAGCTTTTTAATTTTCATATTTTCTTTGTTGTCAAAGGGGTCGGCAATTACTTTGCCATTGATTTTATTAGTCATGTTATATGTAAAAGATAAGTTCAATAAAATTGAATTTATGCGATGGTTGCCTTTTGGTATTTTAGCCGTTGTTTTCGCTGTTGTGGCTATAAAAGCTCAACAATTAATTATACCCAATGAGTCATTTATACCATTTCATATATCATTAGCTTATTCTTCATGGGCATTTTTTAATTATATTTTAAAGGCATTTATCCCTTTTCAGATGTCAACTTTTCATCCCATTGTTTTAAAAGCAATCCCTATTTATTACTATTTAGGTTTTATATTTTTCTTTTTGTGTATTTATGGGCTTTATCGATTTTATCGATTGAAAAAGAAATTCATGTTTTTAGGTCTATTTTTCTTTATTATCCAGTTAATCATGTTTCTTAAAGTATTTAATGCATATGCGAGCTCATATTTTATGGCCGAGCGATATACTTATTTAGCATATGTAGGGTTATATTTTGCTTTTTTTACATGGTTTTTTAGTTTTTCATCTAAATATAAAATTAAAAATTGGTATTTAGTTATATGGATTTTGTTTTTGTCTTTTTCTTCGTATTCTTATGCTAAAGCTTGGAACAATAGTGAATCGTTGTGGCAAAAAGTATTAAATGTATATCCCAATAGCGATGTAGCAAAACTCAATTATGGGAATGCTCTTCGTCAAAACGGAAAATATCAACAAGCCATTTCGATCTATAATAAAGTTTTACCGGAAAGCAGTTTATACTCGAAAATGTTGGAAAACAGGGCTTTTGTTTATTATCAATTAAAACAATATGGAAATGCTATAAACGATTATTCAATATTGCTTCAATTAAATCCTCATCGCAAAGAAATTAAGCAAACAATTGCTACTATTTTATTGCAAAATGGTAATATTCAGGTGGCATATAATCAATTGCTATACCTTATAAAAGAAGATTCAACCTTATGTGATGCTTGGAATCTATTAGGAAATATCTATACTAGCCGCTCCCATTTAGATTCTGCAATATTGGCATATGATAAAGCATTGAAGTGTGGCGAAAAACCTTTATATTATTATAACAGAGCAACCATGTATTCAATGAATAATCGATTAAATGAAGCATTAAACGATTTTAACAAAGCCATATTATTGGATAGTATGGTCTCCGATTACTATTCGAATCGCGGAATAACTTATTTTAAAGCAAAGAATTATAAAGCTGCTATAAAAGATTTTAAACATGCCATTTTATTAAATGAAAATAATATTGACTACCATTTAAATCTTTGTAATGTTTATGTTGCTATTGAAGATTGGCAGCATGCTTTAATTGTTTTAAACAGAGTAATAGAATTATCGCCAAACGATGGCGAAATATTGGCTCGTAGGAGTTTTGTATACGAAAAGCTTGGTTTTAATGAAAAAGCCTGCAACGATATAAAAAAAGCCATTCATTTAGGAAAAACTCAATATGAATCATGGGCTCAAAAAATTTGTAAATAA
- a CDS encoding MmcQ/YjbR family DNA-binding protein, with protein sequence MNIEAVYQYCLSLPFAEETFPFDEETLVFKVFGKIFAILDLNSGNTINLKCDPELAEKYRFTYDAIIPGYHMNKKHWNTVYLDCHLNDHFICEMILNSYRLVVKSLPKKYQELCGIN encoded by the coding sequence ATGAACATTGAAGCTGTATATCAATATTGTTTATCATTACCTTTTGCAGAAGAGACCTTCCCTTTTGACGAAGAAACACTTGTTTTTAAAGTATTTGGAAAAATATTTGCCATATTAGATTTAAATTCAGGAAATACCATTAACTTAAAATGCGATCCTGAATTAGCTGAAAAATATAGATTCACTTATGATGCGATTATTCCGGGTTATCACATGAATAAAAAACATTGGAATACCGTTTATTTAGATTGTCATTTAAATGATCATTTTATTTGTGAAATGATATTGAATTCGTATCGATTAGTAGTAAAGTCTTTACCTAAAAAATATCAAGAGCTATGTGGAATAAATTAA
- a CDS encoding 3'-5' exonuclease domain-containing protein 2, with protein MQSPTEDYLIFNGKIIIVSEENPHFDEAINFLKKQTLVGFDTETRPSFKKGVSNKTTLIQFATNDTAILFRLIKHQIPNDLIPIFENPNILKVGVGCSQDIQQLQKLKKFSAKGFIDIQTIAKSKGIDVLSLRKLSEKLFNKKISKRQQLSNWESKELTEAQIRYAATDAYAALLIYQKLLYELPSDNTQKK; from the coding sequence ATGCAATCGCCAACGGAAGATTATTTAATTTTTAATGGTAAGATCATTATTGTTAGTGAAGAAAATCCTCATTTCGATGAAGCCATCAACTTTCTTAAAAAACAAACTCTTGTTGGTTTTGATACCGAAACACGTCCCTCTTTTAAAAAGGGAGTTAGCAATAAAACTACTCTTATTCAATTTGCCACAAACGACACCGCAATTTTATTTCGCCTTATAAAACATCAAATACCAAACGACCTTATTCCAATTTTTGAAAATCCCAATATATTAAAAGTTGGGGTTGGTTGTTCTCAAGATATTCAACAACTTCAAAAACTTAAAAAATTTTCTGCTAAAGGTTTTATCGATATTCAAACCATAGCTAAAAGCAAAGGGATAGATGTTTTGAGCTTACGGAAGCTTAGCGAAAAACTATTTAATAAAAAAATAAGTAAACGTCAACAATTATCTAACTGGGAATCGAAAGAGCTTACCGAAGCACAAATTCGCTATGCTGCAACCGACGCTTATGCTGCATTATTAATTTACCAAAAACTGCTGTATGAACTACCCTCAGATAATACTCAAAAAAAGTAA
- a CDS encoding GTP-binding protein, whose translation MELLRFTTAGSVDDGKSTLIGRLLYDSKAIFEDQLKALEKASLLKGEESINLALLTDGLKAEREQGITIDVAYRYFATPKRKFIIADTPGHIQYTRNMVTGASTANLALILVDARNGVVEQTIRHAFIASLLQIPHIVVCINKMDLVGYSEQRYQEITQQFLQMATKLDVKDIRFIPISALKGDNIVNRSKAMNWYEGPTLMWLLETIYISSDTNYIDARFPVQYIIRPQSEQFHDYRGYAGRVASGIFRKGDKVKVLPGGFSSEIQSIDTFEQSHDVAYAMQSISITLKDDIDISRGDMIVKENNLPNVSQDIEMMFCWFNERPMQMRGKYLLRHTTNEVKCIVNDVRYKIDMHDLHRVENDKLIQMNDIGRVSLRLQKPIFYDSYRKNRVTGSVILIDENTNETVAAGMII comes from the coding sequence ATGGAGTTGCTTCGCTTTACTACAGCAGGAAGTGTTGACGATGGTAAGAGCACGCTTATTGGACGATTGTTATACGACAGTAAAGCAATATTCGAAGATCAGTTAAAGGCATTAGAAAAAGCAAGTTTATTAAAAGGAGAAGAAAGCATAAATTTAGCATTACTAACGGATGGCTTAAAAGCCGAACGCGAACAAGGTATTACTATCGATGTTGCTTATCGTTATTTTGCCACACCAAAACGAAAATTTATTATTGCCGATACACCAGGACATATTCAATATACACGCAACATGGTAACGGGAGCATCTACAGCAAATTTAGCCTTAATTTTAGTGGATGCTCGCAATGGTGTTGTTGAGCAAACTATACGACATGCATTTATCGCTAGTTTATTGCAGATACCGCATATAGTGGTGTGTATTAATAAAATGGACTTGGTGGGATATAGCGAACAACGCTATCAGGAGATTACACAACAATTTTTACAAATGGCAACTAAACTCGATGTTAAAGATATTCGTTTTATTCCCATTAGTGCTTTAAAAGGTGATAATATTGTAAACAGAAGTAAGGCAATGAACTGGTACGAAGGTCCAACATTAATGTGGTTGTTAGAAACGATTTACATAAGTAGCGATACAAATTACATCGATGCTCGTTTCCCAGTACAGTACATTATACGCCCTCAATCAGAACAATTTCATGATTATCGTGGTTATGCCGGACGCGTAGCAAGTGGAATTTTTCGTAAAGGAGACAAAGTGAAAGTATTGCCAGGTGGTTTTAGCTCAGAGATTCAAAGTATTGATACATTCGAACAAAGCCACGACGTCGCTTACGCTATGCAATCGATAAGTATTACACTTAAAGATGATATAGATATTAGTCGTGGTGATATGATTGTAAAGGAAAATAATTTACCCAATGTCTCACAAGACATAGAAATGATGTTTTGTTGGTTTAACGAGCGTCCTATGCAAATGCGTGGTAAATATTTATTACGTCATACTACAAACGAAGTAAAATGTATTGTGAACGATGTGCGATATAAAATAGATATGCACGATTTGCACCGTGTAGAAAATGATAAGTTAATTCAAATGAACGATATTGGACGAGTTTCGTTGCGACTACAAAAACCTATTTTTTATGATTCATACAGAAAAAATAGAGTTACAGGAAGTGTTATTTTAATTGATGAAAATACTAACGAAACAGTTGCTGCAGGGATGATTATTTAA
- a CDS encoding DUF2061 domain-containing protein has translation MIYDSPIRSLVKGISWRLFASIDTFILAFILTSNVLIAAPIAFSEILTKLFLYFLHERIWNVTSWGRKDDKPTPIRSLVKSISWRIWGTIDTTLLSFFISGNMHFALTIGIFEVFTKILFFFVHERIWAQIKWGRNVLNTTNSKY, from the coding sequence ATGATTTATGATAGTCCGATAAGAAGCCTTGTAAAGGGAATTAGTTGGCGATTATTTGCTAGTATTGATACTTTTATTTTAGCATTCATTCTTACGAGTAATGTTTTAATAGCTGCTCCTATTGCGTTTTCTGAAATATTGACAAAGTTATTTTTATATTTTTTACATGAACGTATATGGAATGTAACTTCGTGGGGACGAAAAGACGATAAACCCACTCCCATTCGAAGTTTGGTTAAAAGTATAAGTTGGCGAATATGGGGAACAATAGATACCACCTTGTTGAGTTTTTTTATTTCGGGTAATATGCATTTTGCATTGACAATTGGTATTTTTGAGGTATTTACCAAAATTTTATTTTTCTTTGTACACGAAAGAATTTGGGCACAAATAAAATGGGGCCGAAACGTTTTAAATACAACCAATAGTAAATATTAA
- a CDS encoding DUF502 domain-containing protein has product MWNKLTGYFLQGLFYIAPIFVTTFIIYKIVIFIDNIFLDFFHFSFPGIGIIIMLVGLTFLGFLANSFLAQPIISFFNNIISHMPVIRDLYNPLKEFFAAIVGKERKFNRPVLVKINIQSDINKIGFITQSDLTELGIEKKYVSVYFPHSYAFSGELYIVPSENVIPLDIPSSIAMKFILSGGAIKTFNEND; this is encoded by the coding sequence ATGTGGAATAAATTAACTGGATACTTTTTACAAGGATTATTTTACATTGCTCCAATTTTTGTAACTACTTTTATTATATACAAAATTGTTATATTTATTGATAACATTTTTCTCGATTTTTTTCATTTTTCTTTTCCAGGTATAGGCATCATAATTATGTTAGTTGGACTAACATTTTTAGGATTTTTAGCCAATTCTTTTCTAGCTCAACCAATTATTTCATTTTTTAATAACATTATTTCGCACATGCCCGTTATTCGCGACTTATACAATCCTCTTAAAGAATTTTTTGCTGCGATTGTCGGAAAAGAAAGAAAATTTAATCGTCCGGTTTTAGTTAAAATAAACATTCAATCAGATATTAACAAAATTGGCTTTATTACTCAGTCTGATTTAACAGAACTTGGCATTGAAAAAAAATATGTAAGTGTTTATTTTCCTCACTCATACGCATTCTCAGGTGAGCTCTATATTGTACCATCAGAAAATGTAATCCCTTTAGATATTCCTTCTTCGATTGCTATGAAATTTATACTTTCAGGGGGAGCTATCAAAACATTTAATGAAAACGATTAA
- the cysD gene encoding sulfate adenylyltransferase subunit CysD — MIYQRMTHLRELENEAIYVIREAAAQFERPAMLFSGGKDSIVMFHLARKAFWPSKVPFPLLHIDTGHNFIETLEFRDELMKKTGATCIVRYVQDTIDQGKVIEEKGYNASRNVLQTVTLLDAIEEFKFDCAFGGGRRDEEKARAKERFFSHRDEFGQWDPKNQRPELWNIFNGKKKMGEHFRVFPLSNWTELDVWLYILLEKIEIPSIYFSHEREVFNRDGVWLATAPFMLMKPNEKAEIKRVRCRTIGDITCTGLVLSEANTVEDIVAEIAATRVTERGGRYDDRRSDTAMEDRKKEGYF; from the coding sequence ATGATATATCAGCGAATGACTCATTTGCGTGAATTAGAAAACGAAGCTATTTATGTTATACGTGAGGCAGCTGCACAGTTTGAACGACCTGCAATGCTTTTTTCGGGAGGTAAGGACAGCATTGTTATGTTTCATCTTGCTCGAAAGGCATTTTGGCCGTCAAAAGTTCCTTTCCCTTTATTACATATCGATACAGGGCATAATTTTATCGAAACTCTTGAGTTTAGAGACGAATTGATGAAAAAAACAGGAGCAACCTGTATTGTTCGTTATGTTCAAGATACCATAGACCAAGGAAAAGTTATAGAAGAAAAAGGCTATAATGCAAGTCGAAATGTTTTGCAAACAGTAACATTGCTCGATGCTATTGAAGAATTTAAATTCGACTGTGCTTTTGGTGGTGGACGTCGAGACGAAGAAAAAGCACGTGCTAAAGAACGCTTTTTTTCACATCGCGATGAATTTGGGCAATGGGATCCAAAAAACCAACGTCCCGAACTTTGGAATATTTTTAACGGCAAGAAAAAAATGGGCGAACATTTTCGTGTATTCCCACTTAGTAATTGGACAGAACTCGATGTTTGGCTTTATATTTTATTGGAAAAAATTGAAATACCATCTATTTATTTTTCTCATGAACGCGAAGTATTTAATCGCGATGGCGTATGGCTAGCAACGGCTCCTTTTATGTTGATGAAACCAAACGAAAAAGCCGAAATAAAACGGGTGCGTTGTCGCACTATTGGCGACATAACATGTACGGGACTTGTTTTATCCGAAGCCAATACGGTTGAAGATATTGTGGCAGAAATAGCAGCTACACGCGTTACCGAACGTGGGGGACGTTATGACGATAGACGAAGCGATACGGCTATGGAAGATCGTAAAAAAGAAGGATATTTCTAA
- a CDS encoding Y-family DNA polymerase, whose amino-acid sequence MFALIDCNNFYVSCERIFRPDLNGKPVVVLSNNDGCVISRSNEAKALGLPMGAPIFEYREMFEKYNIQYFSANFSLYGDISRRIMTLLSEFCPDIEVYSIDEAFLDFSKMLQMDDYKKLGIKIKDYIYRCTGIPVSIGFASTKVLSKIANRVAKKYPTQTLGVHVIDSDEKKIKALKWIDVEDIWGIGRQYSRKLKAINVVKGYDFIQVPDGWIKKNMSVVGLRLKKELLGESCLKLEDIKDKQNISVSRSFQNELYKKSDLQERIAAFAAKCAEKLRKQHSVCGTVLVYIHSNFFKKEKLPFYRQIFFKLPFKTNSSIEIVKYCKLALEKIYSPEYGIKKAGVVLSDISPDKVIDLNLFEQRKKEHEQLMKTIDQLNLKMGEFTIHLASHEKSLKYKTLQQHLSPRYTTQWSDILKVKV is encoded by the coding sequence ATGTTTGCTTTGATTGATTGCAATAACTTTTATGTTTCGTGCGAACGAATTTTTCGTCCAGATTTAAACGGTAAACCCGTTGTGGTTTTGTCGAATAACGATGGATGTGTTATTTCGCGGAGCAACGAAGCAAAGGCATTGGGGTTACCCATGGGGGCTCCTATTTTTGAATATCGCGAGATGTTCGAAAAATATAATATTCAGTATTTTTCGGCTAACTTTTCACTTTATGGCGATATTAGTAGAAGAATAATGACACTATTATCTGAGTTTTGCCCCGATATTGAAGTTTATAGCATAGACGAAGCATTTCTCGATTTCTCTAAAATGTTACAAATGGACGATTATAAGAAACTTGGAATAAAAATAAAGGATTATATTTATAGATGTACAGGAATACCGGTTAGTATTGGCTTTGCGTCAACCAAAGTGTTATCCAAAATAGCCAACAGGGTTGCTAAAAAATATCCAACACAAACGTTGGGTGTACATGTAATTGATAGCGATGAGAAAAAAATTAAAGCACTTAAATGGATTGATGTAGAAGATATTTGGGGTATCGGAAGGCAATATAGTAGAAAACTCAAAGCAATAAATGTTGTAAAAGGCTACGACTTTATTCAAGTTCCCGATGGTTGGATTAAAAAAAACATGTCTGTCGTAGGTTTAAGATTAAAAAAAGAATTATTGGGTGAATCGTGCTTAAAACTAGAAGATATTAAAGATAAACAAAATATTTCTGTAAGCCGATCGTTTCAAAATGAATTATATAAAAAATCCGATTTGCAAGAACGAATCGCTGCTTTTGCTGCAAAATGTGCAGAAAAACTCCGGAAACAACATAGTGTTTGTGGTACAGTGCTTGTATATATACATAGCAATTTTTTTAAAAAAGAAAAACTACCTTTTTACCGACAAATATTCTTTAAGTTACCATTCAAAACAAATTCTAGTATCGAAATTGTAAAGTATTGTAAACTGGCTTTAGAAAAAATATATTCACCCGAATATGGCATAAAAAAAGCCGGAGTTGTTTTAAGTGATATAAGTCCCGATAAAGTAATAGACTTGAATTTGTTTGAGCAACGCAAAAAAGAACACGAACAACTTATGAAAACCATAGATCAATTAAACTTAAAAATGGGAGAATTTACTATTCATCTTGCATCGCACGAAAAATCTCTTAAATATAAAACATTACAGCAACATTTGTCACCACGTTATACCACACAATGGTCCGATATACTTAAAGTAAAAGTCTGA
- a CDS encoding RidA family protein: MKNIIFSENAPKAIGPYSQAVEANGFIFISGQLGLNPQTGMLVEGIEKQTEQALKNLGEILKAAGCSYKDVVKCTVLLDDLDNFKLMNEVYAKFFDSEAPARAAYGVVRLPMGAMVEIEAIAVKR, translated from the coding sequence ATGAAGAATATAATTTTTAGCGAAAACGCTCCCAAAGCAATTGGTCCTTATAGCCAAGCAGTAGAAGCCAATGGTTTTATTTTTATTTCAGGTCAATTGGGTTTAAATCCACAAACCGGAATGTTGGTAGAAGGTATAGAAAAACAAACCGAGCAAGCACTTAAAAATTTAGGCGAAATACTTAAAGCAGCTGGATGTTCCTATAAGGATGTGGTTAAATGTACGGTTTTACTAGACGACCTTGATAATTTTAAACTTATGAACGAAGTGTATGCAAAGTTTTTTGATAGCGAAGCTCCTGCACGTGCTGCTTACGGCGTTGTTCGTTTACCTATGGGCGCAATGGTCGAAATTGAAGCCATTGCTGTAAAAAGATAA
- a CDS encoding DUF5063 domain-containing protein — protein sequence MNSHVFHKNTIEFITVCKEFVAFCEDHSPYDPLKTTTILHRLFPLIYLKASLLPTFELQDNFLEEAVSEDIYNLIAHSFQEKFGEMDLEGEIFEVNQTNYEKNTAPLSEIITDIYQDLKNVLNNYQSSDENIMESALYICKQNFELFWGQRLITAMQILHSLLYLKGEWWHELKAKKHQSIDEIDTSQWIINQRRKNSSTK from the coding sequence ATGAACTCACATGTCTTCCATAAAAACACTATCGAATTTATTACTGTTTGCAAAGAATTCGTTGCTTTTTGTGAAGACCATTCGCCTTACGATCCATTAAAAACAACAACCATTTTACACCGTCTATTCCCACTCATCTATTTAAAAGCAAGCTTATTACCAACCTTTGAGTTACAAGATAACTTTCTTGAAGAAGCTGTTAGCGAAGACATTTATAATCTTATCGCCCATTCTTTTCAAGAAAAATTTGGAGAAATGGACTTAGAGGGTGAAATTTTCGAAGTCAACCAAACAAATTACGAAAAAAACACAGCTCCGCTCTCTGAAATTATCACAGACATATATCAAGACCTTAAAAACGTTCTTAATAACTATCAAAGCTCCGACGAAAATATTATGGAATCGGCACTATATATTTGTAAGCAAAATTTTGAACTATTTTGGGGGCAACGCCTCATTACCGCTATGCAAATTCTTCATTCATTACTTTACTTAAAAGGAGAATGGTGGCATGAACTAAAAGCAAAAAAACATCAAAGCATAGATGAAATCGATACATCGCAGTGGATTATAAACCAACGTAGGAAAAATTCTTCAACAAAATAA